The following are encoded together in the Weissella soli genome:
- the femX gene encoding UDP-N-acetylmuramoylpentapeptide-lysine N(6)-alanyltransferase encodes MPVLDLHDEQTVARYQTFVRSSKFGQVTQDLGWAMVKNNWVPKYVYLEDDQGNIQATLSMLLTETASGKKFAYASKGPVMDMHDLNLFDALVAEAKTALADDNVYLLRMDPEIAYSDALDTELQARGYVTRNRNLAGGMHATIQPRLNMVLDLTAKPDAKETFDLYPSKTKSKLKRPLRDGVEVDWAADQEAIAVFFKTYADMADRHGISYRPMTYFERMLDAFGTDGDILRVFIAKKDQQVLSTGIGFKYGDKIWYMYAGSEDGNIFYAPYAVQTAMIQWALDAGVARYDMGGIDTPDETDGLYVFKHTFIKEAPVEYIGEIDVVLDEAVYNELVQV; translated from the coding sequence ATGCCAGTTTTAGATTTACATGATGAACAGACAGTTGCGCGTTATCAAACGTTTGTCCGTTCTTCGAAATTTGGGCAAGTCACACAAGATCTCGGTTGGGCAATGGTGAAGAATAATTGGGTGCCCAAGTATGTTTATCTTGAAGATGATCAGGGAAATATTCAGGCCACCCTCTCCATGTTACTAACCGAGACGGCTAGTGGTAAAAAGTTTGCGTATGCATCGAAAGGTCCGGTGATGGATATGCATGATTTGAATTTGTTTGATGCACTAGTTGCTGAGGCCAAAACCGCATTGGCAGATGACAATGTTTATTTGTTGCGGATGGACCCGGAAATTGCTTATTCTGATGCATTAGATACTGAATTACAAGCGCGCGGTTATGTCACTCGTAATCGCAATCTGGCGGGGGGGATGCATGCAACAATTCAACCACGTTTGAACATGGTATTAGATTTGACAGCTAAGCCCGATGCAAAAGAAACCTTTGATTTGTATCCTTCAAAAACTAAATCGAAATTAAAGCGTCCGTTGCGGGATGGTGTTGAAGTAGATTGGGCTGCTGACCAGGAAGCGATCGCAGTTTTCTTTAAGACGTATGCTGATATGGCTGATCGCCACGGCATCTCATATCGGCCGATGACCTATTTTGAACGTATGCTAGACGCTTTCGGCACAGATGGAGACATTTTACGAGTATTTATTGCCAAGAAAGATCAGCAAGTATTGTCAACTGGGATTGGCTTTAAGTATGGTGACAAAATCTGGTATATGTATGCCGGTTCGGAAGATGGTAATATCTTTTATGCACCATATGCGGTCCAAACGGCCATGATTCAATGGGCGCTGGATGCAGGTGTTGCAAGGTATGACATGGGTGGTATCGACACACCAGATGAGACCGATGGGTTGTATGTATTTAAACACACTTTCATCAAGGAAGCTCCAGTAGAATACATCGGTGAAATCGATGTTGTGTTGGACGAAGCCGTCTATAATGAACTAGTGCAGGTCTAA
- the prfB gene encoding peptide chain release factor 2, with translation MELAEARRRLGEAKEEVEHLGESLDLDALTDQIAANEDEMAHPNFWDDHVAAQKVIDANNDLKNRRDDYLNLTNGVESVETAIELLAEMEDAEMMLELESDLDKLEKDLESYRLAQLLNEPYDKNNAILEIHPGSGGTESADWGENLRRMYTRWAEQHGFKVELMDYHPGDVAGLDSATLRISGHNVYGYLRSERGVHRFVRISPFDSAGRRHTSFVSIDVMPELDDSVEVDINPADVKMDVYRASGAGGQHINKTSSAVRLTHLPTGIVVASQQQRSQFQNKDTAYGMLKAKLYQLEMDKKEAERAKISGDQLENGWGSQIRSYVFHPYRMVKDHRTNFESGNPQAVMDGDLDGFINAYLQWKLAEQNPE, from the coding sequence ATGGAATTAGCAGAAGCACGTCGTCGTCTGGGCGAAGCAAAAGAAGAAGTTGAACATCTAGGTGAATCCTTGGATTTGGACGCACTCACGGATCAAATCGCGGCCAATGAAGATGAAATGGCACATCCTAATTTTTGGGATGACCATGTGGCGGCGCAAAAAGTTATTGATGCGAATAATGATCTCAAAAATCGGCGCGATGACTATCTGAACTTGACGAATGGCGTCGAGTCAGTGGAAACGGCCATCGAATTACTTGCTGAAATGGAAGACGCAGAGATGATGCTGGAACTTGAGTCTGATTTAGATAAATTAGAAAAAGACCTGGAAAGTTATCGCTTGGCGCAACTTCTTAACGAACCATACGACAAAAACAACGCGATCTTAGAAATCCACCCGGGTTCTGGTGGTACCGAGTCGGCTGACTGGGGTGAAAACTTACGTCGAATGTACACTCGTTGGGCGGAACAACATGGCTTTAAGGTTGAGCTAATGGATTACCACCCAGGGGATGTTGCGGGTTTGGATTCAGCAACATTGAGGATTAGCGGTCACAATGTTTATGGTTACTTGCGCTCAGAGCGTGGGGTACATCGGTTTGTCCGTATTTCACCATTCGATTCAGCTGGCCGGCGCCATACCTCCTTTGTTTCAATCGATGTGATGCCTGAATTGGATGATTCAGTTGAGGTTGATATCAACCCAGCCGATGTTAAAATGGACGTTTATCGCGCCTCAGGAGCCGGTGGGCAGCATATCAATAAGACCTCTTCGGCCGTTCGATTGACACATCTTCCTACGGGTATCGTTGTCGCATCGCAACAGCAACGTTCACAATTCCAAAATAAGGATACGGCCTACGGAATGTTGAAAGCCAAGCTGTATCAGTTGGAAATGGACAAGAAGGAAGCTGAGCGCGCCAAGATTTCTGGTGATCAACTGGAAAATGGCTGGGGTTCCCAAATTCGGTCGTACGTGTTCCATCCCTACCGAATGGTCAAGGATCACCGGACTAACTTTGAATCTGGTAACCCACAAGCAGTTATGGATGGCGATTTAGATGGCTTTATCAATGCATACTTGCAATGGAAATTAGCCGAACAAAATCCAGAATAG
- the secA gene encoding preprotein translocase subunit SecA, producing the protein MANNPLRKIIESDRGTLRQLNQLANKVETYADDMAALSDTELQAKTPYFRELLAQGKTLDDILPEAFAVVREAAKRVLGLYPFHVQIMGSAVLHGGNIAEMKTGEGKTLTATMAVYLNALPAEGVHVVTVNEYLTQRDGTEMGELYNWLGLTVGINTSEKSPEEKREAYLADITYSTNSEIGFDYLRDNMVARKEDRVQRPLNYALVDETDSILIDEARTPLIISGAPAQESTQLYIRADRFAKSLVAETDFNVDEESKTVMMTDEGIAKAEKYFNLANLYGSQNTALTHHIDHALRANYTMHNNKDYVVRDGEVVLVDAFSGRIQEGRRFSDGLHQALEAKEQVQIQEDNRAMASITYQNLFRRYRKLSGMTGTAKTEAEEFREIYNMEIITLPTNRPVQRFDAPDLLYPTLRSKFRAVVEMVQDLNAKGQPILIGTVAVETSELLAQLLDRVGIPHNVLNAKNHAREAEIIANAGQRGAVTIATNMAGRGTDIKLGPGVAELGGLAVIGTERHESRRIDNQLRGRAGRQGDKGFSQFFLSLEDDLMIRFGGERIKLLMERMNLAEEDAVIKNRLITRSVESAQKRVEGNNYDSRKNVLQYDDVMSQQREVFYRDRNTVIDAEDSLEDVILPMVYRTIDRVVDAHVNGSEKEWDLKAVVDFAGATIVPETSISRENLQGKSIDQIKAYLHDRAKAVYDEKVAALTDKQQLLQFTRVVILRVVDSHWTDHMEAMNQLRDAIQLRGYGQLNPLIEYQNEGFRMFDEMIAGIEYDATRLFMKSEIRQNLRN; encoded by the coding sequence ATGGCTAATAATCCATTACGGAAAATAATTGAAAGTGATCGTGGTACACTACGTCAGCTGAATCAACTAGCAAACAAAGTAGAAACATACGCGGATGACATGGCGGCTCTGTCAGATACAGAATTGCAAGCTAAAACCCCCTACTTCCGTGAACTGTTGGCCCAAGGTAAGACGTTGGATGACATTTTACCAGAAGCTTTTGCGGTCGTGCGTGAAGCAGCCAAGCGTGTCTTAGGGTTATACCCATTCCACGTGCAAATTATGGGTTCAGCCGTGTTACACGGTGGTAATATCGCCGAAATGAAGACTGGTGAAGGTAAGACGTTAACGGCTACAATGGCCGTTTACTTAAATGCTTTGCCTGCTGAAGGCGTCCACGTTGTGACGGTCAATGAATATTTGACCCAGCGTGACGGAACTGAAATGGGTGAGTTATACAACTGGCTTGGATTGACAGTTGGTATTAACACCTCTGAGAAATCACCTGAAGAGAAGCGTGAAGCCTATTTGGCAGATATCACCTACTCAACCAACTCTGAAATTGGCTTTGATTACTTACGTGATAACATGGTTGCCCGTAAGGAAGACCGTGTTCAACGTCCCCTAAACTATGCTTTGGTGGACGAAACCGACTCAATTTTGATTGACGAGGCGCGTACGCCGTTGATTATTTCTGGCGCACCGGCGCAAGAGAGTACGCAACTCTATATTCGGGCTGATCGTTTTGCAAAATCATTGGTTGCTGAAACGGACTTTAACGTTGATGAAGAATCAAAGACGGTCATGATGACCGATGAAGGGATTGCCAAGGCTGAAAAGTATTTCAATTTGGCAAACCTATATGGGTCGCAAAACACCGCTTTGACACATCATATTGATCATGCTTTGCGTGCTAATTACACCATGCATAACAATAAAGATTACGTTGTTCGGGATGGTGAAGTTGTCTTAGTGGATGCGTTCTCAGGACGTATTCAAGAAGGTCGTCGTTTCTCTGACGGTCTGCACCAAGCTTTGGAAGCCAAAGAGCAAGTCCAAATCCAAGAAGATAATCGGGCGATGGCCTCAATTACGTATCAAAACCTATTCCGGCGCTATCGCAAGTTATCCGGCATGACAGGTACTGCCAAGACTGAAGCGGAAGAATTCCGTGAAATCTATAATATGGAAATCATCACATTACCAACGAACCGGCCTGTTCAGCGGTTTGACGCACCAGATTTGTTATACCCAACGTTGCGCTCAAAATTCCGCGCTGTCGTTGAAATGGTACAAGACTTAAATGCCAAGGGGCAACCCATTTTGATTGGTACGGTCGCGGTTGAGACGTCAGAATTGTTAGCGCAATTATTAGATCGTGTTGGGATTCCACATAATGTGTTGAATGCTAAAAACCACGCCCGGGAAGCTGAAATTATTGCTAACGCTGGTCAACGCGGTGCTGTGACAATCGCCACGAACATGGCTGGTCGAGGCACGGACATCAAACTGGGACCGGGTGTTGCAGAACTAGGTGGCCTGGCCGTTATCGGTACTGAACGTCATGAATCACGGCGTATCGATAATCAATTACGAGGTCGTGCTGGTCGTCAAGGTGATAAAGGATTTTCACAATTCTTCCTGTCACTTGAAGATGATTTGATGATTCGTTTCGGTGGTGAGCGGATTAAGTTGCTCATGGAACGCATGAATCTAGCAGAAGAGGATGCGGTTATCAAGAATCGTCTCATCACTCGTTCAGTTGAGTCAGCCCAAAAGCGGGTTGAAGGAAATAACTACGATTCTCGTAAGAATGTGTTGCAATATGATGATGTGATGTCGCAACAACGTGAAGTCTTTTATCGTGATCGGAACACCGTCATTGATGCTGAGGATTCCTTAGAAGATGTGATCTTGCCAATGGTTTACCGAACGATTGACCGGGTGGTTGATGCCCATGTCAATGGTAGTGAGAAGGAATGGGATTTAAAGGCGGTTGTCGATTTTGCGGGCGCCACGATTGTTCCGGAAACATCCATCTCACGTGAAAATCTGCAAGGCAAGTCAATTGATCAAATCAAGGCATACCTACATGATCGTGCGAAGGCTGTTTATGACGAAAAAGTGGCTGCTTTAACTGATAAGCAACAACTTTTGCAATTCACCCGGGTTGTGATCTTACGGGTGGTTGATTCACATTGGACGGATCATATGGAAGCGATGAACCAATTGCGTGATGCGATTCAACTACGTGGCTATGGTCAATTAAATCCCTTGATTGAATATCAAAATGAAGGGTTCCGGATGTTTGACGAAATGATTGCGGGGATCGAATATGATGCCACCCGTTTGTTCATGAAGTCAGAAATTCGTCAAAACCTGCGTAACTAA
- a CDS encoding NAD(P)H-hydrate dehydratase, protein MTAELNSEILHEVFQKRAVNTHKGDYGRVLLIGGNKYLGGAILMAASASVDSGAGLTTVATDATNIGPLHARTPEAMAIDWADTVALAEQLEKSDVILVGPGMGTDEFAVQLLKTVLFGVTAKQILVVDGSAITMMAEHNLSFPLNTFTIATPHQGEWERLSNVMIKYQEDIPEMTELQRQNLNIDVLVLKKYHTQVISNDRHVELRIGGPFQATGGMGDTLAGMIAGFVGQFPEPRRATEAAVYAHSAIAEQLAGHNWVVKPSFVSSFIPNFIASIQTNL, encoded by the coding sequence ATGACAGCTGAATTAAACTCAGAAATATTGCACGAAGTTTTTCAAAAACGTGCTGTGAATACCCATAAAGGCGACTATGGTCGCGTATTACTCATTGGTGGTAACAAATATCTTGGTGGTGCCATCTTAATGGCTGCATCCGCCTCGGTTGATTCCGGGGCCGGTCTCACAACTGTTGCCACTGACGCGACAAATATTGGCCCCTTACACGCCCGCACACCTGAAGCGATGGCCATCGATTGGGCTGACACGGTGGCGCTTGCGGAGCAACTTGAAAAAAGTGACGTGATTCTAGTTGGCCCAGGCATGGGAACCGACGAATTCGCCGTCCAGTTACTCAAGACTGTCCTGTTTGGTGTCACTGCTAAACAGATTTTAGTAGTTGATGGCTCAGCGATTACGATGATGGCTGAACATAATCTCTCATTCCCGCTCAATACATTTACGATTGCCACCCCACACCAAGGTGAATGGGAGCGACTTTCAAATGTGATGATTAAATATCAAGAAGATATTCCGGAAATGACCGAATTACAACGACAAAATCTCAATATCGACGTTTTGGTGCTCAAGAAATATCACACGCAAGTCATTAGTAATGATCGGCACGTTGAGTTACGCATCGGTGGTCCCTTCCAGGCCACAGGCGGCATGGGGGATACACTAGCGGGGATGATAGCTGGCTTCGTTGGCCAGTTTCCAGAGCCACGGCGCGCGACCGAAGCGGCCGTTTATGCGCATAGTGCCATTGCTGAACAACTAGCTGGTCACAATTGGGTGGTTAAGCCCTCATTTGTCTCTTCCTTCATTCCAAATTTCATCGCCTCAATTCAGACGAACTTATAG
- a CDS encoding type 1 glutamine amidotransferase, whose translation MAEYVIHAAHLYADLMNTYGDYGNIVALRYYAQQIGVDVEVSSVSLGDAFDETQYDFVLFGGGQDYEEEVVARDLPNKAVAIKRYIENDGPLLGVCGGFQLLGQYFLLADGTRIEGIAAMDHYTLNQQNSRFIGNVLVKNKETGQEYRGFENHQGRTFLGADERPLGDILQGNGNNGEDGSEGLIYKNVYGTYFHGPIFTRNGNLALRVLQVILTRKYPEVDWAAQLAHVEPEFF comes from the coding sequence ATGGCAGAATATGTTATTCATGCTGCACATTTGTACGCTGATTTGATGAATACCTATGGTGATTACGGCAATATTGTTGCCTTGCGATACTATGCGCAACAAATTGGCGTGGACGTCGAAGTGTCATCAGTGTCGTTGGGGGATGCTTTCGATGAGACCCAATACGATTTTGTGCTCTTTGGTGGTGGCCAAGATTATGAAGAAGAAGTGGTTGCACGTGATTTACCAAATAAGGCTGTGGCGATCAAACGGTATATTGAAAATGACGGGCCTTTGTTAGGCGTTTGCGGGGGCTTCCAATTACTCGGCCAATACTTTTTATTAGCTGATGGTACCCGCATTGAAGGTATTGCAGCGATGGATCATTACACGTTGAATCAGCAAAATAGCCGGTTTATCGGGAACGTCTTGGTTAAGAATAAGGAAACCGGTCAAGAATATCGCGGGTTTGAAAATCATCAAGGACGTACTTTCCTAGGTGCAGATGAACGTCCTTTAGGCGATATTTTGCAAGGAAACGGTAATAACGGTGAAGATGGGAGTGAAGGGCTAATTTACAAAAATGTCTATGGTACCTATTTCCATGGCCCAATCTTCACTCGTAATGGTAACTTGGCGTTACGCGTGTTACAGGTTATCTTGACACGCAAATATCCTGAAGTCGATTGGGCAGCTCAGCTGGCACATGTTGAACCTGAATTTTTTTAA
- a CDS encoding Mur ligase family protein, which yields MSFKSTVAKTVGKATYWGLHDVLHRGGTSLPGKLATKIDPTILTSVADEYDVVLITGTNGKTLTTALTTRVLREKYSDVITNPSGSNMMQGIAGTMLTAKVRDARQKPLAILEVDEANIEEVARQLKPKAFVLTNIFRDQMDRYGEIYTTYEKILKGIRLFPEAMVIANADSPIFMRGNLPNPKIYYGFNHLPAVGDERAPHNTDGVLSPDDDTVLSYHFRTYANQGYYFSHSTEFKRPALDYAVTKINELTPRHSNVDIDGTPMQIEVGGLYNVYNALAAYAVGRWLGVNTDQIKHAFESNAQIFGRQEALQVHDKEVTIVLIKNPVGANQVLDMMKTDSEPFSLIALLNANYADGIDTSWIWDADFESLKTMGVQAVATGGERYKDLYVRLKMAGFGDHPTYPEIKDVIKAIDELPTKRVYIAATYTAMLQLREELAAQGFIKGGMGE from the coding sequence ATGAGCTTTAAGAGTACGGTAGCGAAAACTGTTGGTAAAGCGACGTATTGGGGATTACATGACGTGCTACATCGAGGTGGTACATCTTTACCTGGTAAGTTAGCCACGAAGATTGATCCAACGATTCTAACGTCGGTGGCAGACGAATATGACGTTGTTTTAATCACAGGAACCAACGGTAAGACGTTGACAACAGCTTTGACTACACGCGTCTTGCGTGAAAAGTATTCTGATGTTATCACGAACCCATCTGGTTCAAATATGATGCAAGGAATCGCAGGTACCATGCTAACAGCTAAGGTACGTGACGCACGGCAAAAGCCCTTGGCAATTCTTGAGGTTGATGAGGCCAATATTGAAGAGGTGGCGCGACAATTAAAGCCCAAGGCGTTTGTATTGACTAACATCTTCCGTGATCAGATGGATCGCTATGGTGAAATCTATACAACGTACGAGAAAATCTTAAAGGGTATTCGATTATTTCCAGAGGCAATGGTGATTGCTAACGCTGATTCACCAATTTTTATGCGGGGTAATTTGCCAAACCCTAAGATCTATTATGGGTTTAATCATTTGCCAGCTGTAGGCGATGAACGTGCGCCGCATAACACTGATGGGGTATTATCACCAGATGATGATACTGTTTTGTCGTATCACTTCCGCACATATGCTAACCAAGGATATTATTTCTCGCACTCAACTGAATTCAAACGCCCCGCTTTGGACTATGCGGTCACCAAAATCAATGAGCTGACGCCACGTCACTCGAATGTTGATATTGATGGCACACCCATGCAAATTGAAGTGGGTGGTCTTTACAATGTTTATAATGCGCTGGCTGCTTATGCAGTAGGTCGCTGGCTTGGTGTGAATACGGATCAAATTAAACATGCCTTTGAGTCAAACGCCCAAATTTTTGGTCGCCAAGAAGCTTTACAAGTGCACGACAAGGAAGTCACCATTGTCTTGATTAAAAATCCAGTTGGTGCCAACCAAGTCTTAGATATGATGAAGACGGACTCAGAGCCATTCTCGTTGATTGCGTTGCTGAATGCTAATTACGCAGATGGTATTGATACAAGCTGGATTTGGGATGCTGATTTTGAATCCTTGAAAACAATGGGTGTCCAAGCGGTAGCAACCGGTGGCGAACGGTATAAAGATCTGTACGTGCGACTGAAGATGGCGGGATTTGGTGATCATCCAACTTATCCTGAGATTAAAGACGTTATCAAAGCAATTGACGAGCTACCCACCAAGCGGGTCTATATCGCCGCAACTTATACAGCGATGTTGCAATTGCGTGAAGAATTAGCAGCGCAAGGCTTTATTAAGGGTGGAATGGGAGAGTAG
- the manA gene encoding mannose-6-phosphate isomerase, class I: MSEPLFLTPVLHEKMWGGVALREDFGYDIPSETTGEAWVVSGHPHGVTAVVGGQFAGQTLAEVWTTQPQLFENHDTTRQYPLLVKILDAHQDLSVQVHPDDTYANAHQPGELGKTESWYILDAKPDAKIYFGHNAMTHAAFDEMIDQQAWGELLRTVPVKPGAFFYVPAGTLHALGAGVLALETQQSSDLTYRVYDFDRVDHETGQKRALHLADAKAVTRVPFEPEQPEPSTINFGNSEKTTLVEAPYFNVYRVTVTGPAYFTKQAPYTQVTVVDGSGVLTVDGHDYDVQKGQSLILPANVEEWAFDGQLTMISSTPGFLSR; encoded by the coding sequence ATGTCAGAGCCGTTATTTTTAACGCCAGTCTTGCATGAGAAGATGTGGGGTGGAGTCGCATTACGCGAGGACTTTGGATACGATATTCCATCAGAAACTACTGGGGAGGCTTGGGTGGTATCGGGTCATCCTCATGGCGTGACGGCGGTTGTTGGTGGTCAGTTTGCCGGACAAACGCTGGCCGAGGTGTGGACCACGCAGCCACAGTTATTTGAAAATCATGACACCACCCGCCAGTATCCATTGTTGGTTAAAATTCTAGATGCCCATCAAGATTTGTCAGTGCAGGTACATCCGGACGACACCTATGCCAATGCCCACCAACCTGGCGAGCTGGGTAAAACCGAATCGTGGTACATCTTAGATGCAAAACCGGATGCTAAAATTTATTTTGGCCATAACGCGATGACCCATGCGGCTTTTGATGAAATGATTGATCAACAAGCCTGGGGCGAATTATTGCGCACGGTGCCAGTAAAGCCTGGCGCTTTCTTTTATGTACCAGCTGGAACGTTGCATGCGTTGGGGGCAGGGGTGCTAGCGTTGGAAACGCAACAATCCTCAGATTTAACCTATCGGGTCTACGATTTTGATCGGGTGGATCATGAAACAGGTCAAAAGCGCGCATTACATTTGGCAGATGCTAAGGCGGTCACCAGGGTGCCCTTTGAACCCGAACAGCCGGAGCCAAGCACCATTAATTTTGGTAACTCTGAAAAGACGACATTGGTTGAGGCACCCTACTTCAATGTTTACCGTGTCACAGTGACGGGACCAGCCTACTTTACCAAACAAGCCCCATATACTCAGGTCACGGTGGTCGATGGTAGTGGCGTCTTGACAGTCGATGGTCACGATTATGATGTGCAAAAAGGACAAAGCTTGATCCTGCCGGCAAATGTCGAAGAATGGGCATTCGATGGTCAATTAACCATGATTTCATCCACGCCAGGATTCCTATCGCGTTAA